From Brassica rapa cultivar Chiifu-401-42 chromosome A06, CAAS_Brap_v3.01, whole genome shotgun sequence:
AGAAGGAGCTGGCTCGACTTTGTGCCCTTCAACGACCTTAATATCATAGTTTTGTATGATTTTCACAGCCACTGTCTTCATTTGCATCATAGCCACTTCTTTCCCTAGACAAGTTCTTGGACCTGCGTTAAATGATAAGAACTTATAAGATGGCTCATGTACTGACGTTCCATTCTCAGTAATCCATCTCTCCGGTTTAAATTCCAATGCATCTTCTCCCCAAACCGACTTCATTCTCCCTAATGAATAGAGACAGAACAAAATCTTTGAGCCGGCATCGACTTTGTGTCCGCTTGGAAGAACGTCGGTTTTAGTTGGAGACTTGTGTTGGAAGGGAACAGGTGGATAGAGCCTTAGGGCTTCACAAATTGCACCATGTAAATAAACTAACTTCTTCAGCTCCTGGGGATTGAATGAACCATAATCATCAGTCTTGGTTCTTGGAGATATATTTTTGTTGATTTCTTGAAGAATCTTGATTATTGCTTCTTCGTTCTTACATAGAAGCCAGAAGAACCAAGTGAGTGCTGAGCCTGTGGTGTCTCTACCAGCTAACATGAAGCTCAAGACCGTGTCCCTAAGGAACCTGTCATCATTAGGATTCAACAACTTGTACTTGGTCGTGTCCACATTCAAGTACGCCGTCAGCAAATCTTTAGAACCACTATTATTAGTCCCACGGCTTATGTCATCTCTCTTGGAAGATATGCACTTAAAGCAAGCACGGTCCAGAATGTTGTGAGCTCTTTTCagcttcaactcatctccaAGCCCAAACAATCTTTGCATCTTCCACACCATCTCCGGCTTGACATGTCTGTAGAAAATAGCTTCCTCGGCATCATCTAAAGCTCTTGCAAACTCAATTTCAGGCATCTCAACCGAGAGACAACCTGGATCATACCCGGTCGCTAAAACAAAGGTACTGTCGAACGTGAATCTTTGAAACACGTCTTGCAAGTCCACAACGAGTTTCTCTTTAGCAACATGGTCAAGAAGTGGGACAAGCCCTTTCTCTAGCTTATTCAAGCTTGTAGCTATTGAAAAGCTTTGAAACTCTGGATTCATCATCATGCTTTGAGCTGATTTTCTAAGATCCTTCCACAGCTCTGAATCTACGTTGAAAATCCCATCTCCCAAAACGTCGAATAGCTTCTTGAACTCGGTCCCTTTAGGGTAGTTAGAGAAGTTTGAGCTCATAATGTGGTGGATATTAGCAGGATCAACGGTGAACAACATGTCGAGGCCCCCTAAAAAGGGGCCTTTGAAAAGATAGTTTAAGTTCCCATGCTCAAGAACCTCAGTTATAAAGTCATAAACACGAGGGATCTCTAGGAGCAAACCGGGAAGCATACCAAGGAACGGCCAGTTTGTGAGAAAGGAGGGGTGAGGTTTCTTGCTGATCAAGAAAATTTGAAAGATGAGGAAACAAAAGAAAGCAATTGAGATATCAAGTAAGCTTACCAAAGCCATTAtggagaaattttaaaatagagatATCACACTAAAGGGGAAGGTTAATATAAAGGATGAAAATGTTGGAGATAACACATGTTGAAAaggttaatataattttttttttttttttagtcaaaaaaatatgtaagagatttaaataatatatattggaCTTGGGTTATTCTACTTATCGccaacaaattaaaaaatagaaaccagAAAGCATCGTGTTTAATTTGTCTCCTTTGAAATTGATTAAATGTCAGTGTCTCAGCAATCATAACACGAGGGATCTTACCTTATCTTTAAGGTGATTATGtactcttttgtttgtttggtatTGTAGCTTTATGCATGTCAAATCTTTCGAAAACCAATGGTCCAGTGCATGGGACGTATTACTATAATTGTTAAGTAAAAGCCAACTTCCAGCTGCGTTTGTCTAACCAATATGGGAGCTTTGTATATTAATAATTGTTAAGTTTGTTTGGTAACTAAAAAACATTATGtacataaattatttgtatatatatgggagctttgtatatatatatatatatatatatatatatatatatatatatatatattctgaatatatttagttaatttttaatttattttatctttctctaaatatttttactaaatttatattagaatattttatactattatttctattttataaaactaatacATAGTACAGTTAATAACTTAATACATCAAAAGGGTTATTAATTGTTGACAAAATAGTAAGTCATATTTTACAGCAAATTcactatatatatttacagTTTCTATCACATAgtttttattgaaaattacattaaatcaTAACTGTTATCTTCACTCAGTTATCATACTACATATATATCGCCAATGGAAGCCTTAGACGGTTATACAAATCGATGTTCAAAAGAAAAGTCAGTAAGAAAAGTTTTTCAATTCAATACGGGAACAAAAGGAAGGTAGTTAGCTTTAACGGAAGAAATTGTATGTAATGACAATATTGCCGCTTTAACAATGTTAGTTGtttgctacaaaaaaaaatcaggtgTCCATAGTATTCGACTCAATCTGTGCCGTTTGTAATAATTGATCTGAAAGGAACAATAATTGAGCTGTTGGGACCGTGTAGGTGGTGGTGATTGATGCTATGATGTGTACTGACATTTGAGTTATTATCTACTTTGGCATATTCATGGATAGTTTTTTGTGTCGTATATTTGAGTTATTATACGATGATTTGAGTCATtcttttttatacattttcttttctcaaacTTTATTATGTACAAATTAACATTATGAGTATATTAGTATCTTGTCAATGTGACAATCATcgtatcttatatatttactttcaaCGTTTAAACTATGAGTGAATTTGTTAATATTTCTATAGTAGACAAACTATATAGTAGTTTTCCCATACCAATATAAATTTGAAGTAAACCTCAAAACTTAATCCTCTAGAGATTTAACGTtttaacacacacacacacacaaaatcaATCCTCTAGAGGAATTAGATATCTTTGCTACGTAATGGATGGGTTTCCATTTTGACCTCCACTCAGATAGCAATTTACAACTACATAATCTTAAACCAGCGGGTTGAATAATACTTCGTTGATGTTGATTAGAAAAGGACATGGTTTAGGTGCACTCTTCAAAAAGAATGAAGAGTTCATATTAAAatcttgaaaatattttaaagcagTGAATTTTATATggattgatttttttaaatactataattcaatattcttcGTTAAATATTTCTATTTGGAGGTTATAAATTTTCGATcccaaaatttttaattttaaaaatgtttatatgtGATTGATTCAGTTTTccagttaataaaacaaaagaggttttataaatttgtataaactttgtgaaagaaacaaaatttaacaaacaaacaaaaaaattgaattcgAAAGTGACATGAAACGGTACAATACCGCTTTTGATAAGTTAGCACATTTTTCTTGGGATCTCCTCAAGTCACTCGCTAATCAACCAACTACCTCTTCAATTCCCACCTATCTTTTTGTCTACAAAGACTGAATTCAGATTatgtgaaaaatgtattttgactTCGAAGCCTCGTCTGTTAAAAAACCTGTGGATATTCTTACTTTTATGCAATGTACCAAACCAAAAGATTCACCTCAAAAATATCTGTGATCGAGCTGGTAAAAAGTCTCCAAGGTTAATTTGTACTTAAATGTATGAATATGATTTAACAACTCAAAAGAAATACACCCatacctttttttttggaactcatTCGTAATATTATGAAATGAGAAGCAGTAAATGATATAAGATATGTTTAGAAAACAGTGGTAAGCAATTGGCACAAGTACAGCATGTCTTGATATCTAAACTTCTTATTTAGAAAACCGATAAAATCAAATCTTAGCTACACGAACTTTGAGACCATATTGCATGCGAAGAAGAACAGAAGGAACTGGTTCGGTTTTGTGCCCTTCAACGACCTGAATCTCATAGTTTTGTATG
This genomic window contains:
- the LOC103828040 gene encoding alkane hydroxylase MAH1 → MALVSLLDISIAFFCFLIFQIFLISKKPHPSFLTNWPFLGMLPGLLLEIPRVYDFITEVLEHGNLNYLFKGPFLGGLDMLFTVDPANIHHIMSSNFSNYPKGTEFKKLFDVLGDGIFNVDSELWKDLRKSAQSMMMNPEFQSFSIATSLNKLEKGLVPLLDHVAKEKLVVDLQDVFQRFTFDSTFVLATGYDPGCLSVEMPEIEFARALDDAEEAIFYRHVKPEMVWKMQRLFGLGDELKLKRAHNILDRACFKCISSKRDDISRGTNNSGSKDLLTAYLNVDTTKYKLLNPNDDRFLRDTVLSFMLAGRDTTGSALTWFFWLLCKNEEAIIKILQEINKNISPRTKTDDYGSFNPQELKKLVYLHGAICEALRLYPPVPFQHKSPTKTDVLPSGHKVDAGSKILFCLYSLGRMKSVWGEDALEFKPERWITENGTSVHEPSYKFLSFNAGPRTCLGKEVAMMQMKTVAVKIIQNYDIKVVEGHKVEPAPSIILHMKHGLKVTVSKRCLV